One segment of Pseudodesulfovibrio sp. 5S69 DNA contains the following:
- the secD gene encoding protein translocase subunit SecD — protein MQSLRLRAILALLIVLVGLAFMLPSLPGVKASALDKILPGNGINLGLDLKGGIHLTLGVDMKTAMDNNLARLGDDLKASAREQEVYILRPTVLNESEIEVTLIKAEQKDAFEGVIKDYTPFAIEQSTPLDGDKVKYVLSVPAKYRSEIEKLTMDQAIKTMRNRIDQFGVAEPDIRKEQGNRIQVQLPGLKDPERAIKLIGQTAHLEFKMVDDTADLKKAQQGILAPGREVAKLQHRQPNGTYTESDIVLKKDAVLTGEYVSDAQVRLDQWNNPYVSLTFNARGAKIFTDLTADNVNKRMAIVLDGKVYSAPVIRERISGGKASITGNFTREEARDLAVVLRAGSLPAPVTILEQRAVGPSLGQESINNGIMSAMVGMAAVLAFMVIYYGFGGVVADIVLVLNIMLIMGGLAAFGATLTLPGIAGIILTIGMAVDANVIIYERIREEVRRGLSAKQAVEEGYGRATLTILDANVTTVIAAIILYQFGTGPIRGFAVTLTLGIITSMFTAIFVSRILFDLYLKHRADNAKLSI, from the coding sequence ATGCAAAGTTTGCGTTTGAGAGCCATCCTCGCTCTCTTGATCGTGCTTGTGGGGCTGGCCTTCATGCTCCCGTCCCTGCCCGGCGTCAAGGCCTCCGCCCTCGACAAGATACTGCCGGGCAACGGGATCAACCTCGGCCTTGACCTCAAGGGCGGCATCCACCTGACCCTCGGTGTGGACATGAAAACGGCCATGGACAACAATCTGGCCCGCCTCGGCGATGACCTCAAGGCATCCGCCCGCGAGCAGGAAGTCTACATCCTGCGCCCAACCGTCCTGAACGAATCCGAAATCGAAGTTACGCTCATCAAGGCCGAACAAAAGGACGCCTTCGAGGGCGTGATCAAGGATTACACTCCGTTCGCCATCGAACAGAGCACACCGCTTGACGGGGACAAGGTCAAATATGTCCTGTCCGTTCCGGCCAAATACCGCAGCGAGATCGAAAAGCTGACCATGGATCAGGCCATCAAGACCATGCGCAACAGGATCGACCAGTTCGGCGTTGCCGAGCCGGACATCCGCAAGGAGCAGGGCAACCGCATCCAGGTCCAGTTGCCCGGTTTGAAGGACCCCGAACGGGCCATCAAGCTCATCGGGCAGACCGCGCACCTCGAATTCAAGATGGTCGACGACACCGCCGACCTGAAGAAGGCCCAGCAGGGCATCCTGGCCCCCGGCCGTGAGGTCGCCAAGCTCCAGCACCGCCAGCCCAACGGCACCTACACCGAGTCGGACATCGTCCTCAAGAAGGACGCGGTCCTGACCGGCGAATACGTGTCCGACGCCCAGGTCCGCCTGGACCAGTGGAACAACCCCTACGTCTCGCTGACCTTCAATGCGCGCGGGGCGAAGATATTCACCGACCTGACCGCGGACAACGTGAACAAACGCATGGCCATCGTCCTGGACGGCAAGGTCTACTCCGCGCCGGTCATCCGCGAGCGCATCTCGGGCGGCAAGGCCTCCATCACCGGCAATTTCACCCGTGAAGAGGCCCGCGACCTGGCGGTCGTGCTCCGCGCCGGCTCCCTGCCCGCGCCCGTGACTATCCTCGAACAGCGCGCCGTGGGTCCGTCGCTCGGCCAGGAATCCATCAATAACGGCATCATGTCCGCCATGGTGGGCATGGCCGCGGTCCTCGCCTTCATGGTCATCTACTATGGCTTCGGCGGCGTGGTCGCGGACATCGTGCTCGTCCTGAACATCATGCTGATCATGGGCGGCCTGGCCGCGTTTGGCGCGACCCTGACCCTGCCGGGCATTGCGGGCATCATCCTGACCATCGGTATGGCGGTCGACGCCAACGTCATCATCTATGAACGCATCCGCGAGGAGGTCAGGCGCGGCCTGTCCGCCAAACAGGCCGTGGAAGAAGGATACGGCAGGGCGACCCTGACCATTCTCGACGCCAACGTGACCACGGTCATCGCGGCCATCATCCTGTACCAGTTCGGTACGGGCCCGATCCGCGGCTTTGCCGTCACGCTCACGCTCGGCATCATCACCTCCATGTTCACGGCCATCTTCGTGTCGCGCATCCTGTTCGATTTGTACCTGAAACACCGCGCCGACAACGCGAAGCTGAGCATTTAG
- the yajC gene encoding preprotein translocase subunit YajC, translating to MFFDSVAYAMAPPTSGDGGAAGGLGGILGGPLPMLVLMFAIFYFLLIRPQQKKQKAHKAMLDELRKGDKVWTNGGILGTITDIDGDNLTIEIASGVDVVIKRGFVADKDGGAPATDKKKK from the coding sequence ATGTTCTTCGATTCCGTAGCCTACGCCATGGCTCCGCCCACGAGCGGTGACGGTGGCGCCGCAGGCGGCCTCGGCGGCATTCTCGGCGGCCCGCTGCCCATGCTGGTCCTGATGTTCGCCATTTTCTACTTCCTGCTCATCCGCCCCCAACAGAAGAAGCAAAAGGCTCACAAGGCCATGCTCGATGAACTCCGCAAGGGCGACAAGGTCTGGACCAACGGCGGCATCCTCGGAACCATCACCGATATCGATGGCGACAACCTGACCATCGAGATCGCCTCGGGCGTCGACGTCGTCATCAAGCGCGGTTTCGTTGCCGACAAAGACGGCGGCGCTCCCGCGACGGACAAAAAGAAGAAGTAG
- a CDS encoding class II glutamine amidotransferase translates to MKAPERYYDFQKDISGCGIFGVINKKRGLIPGDMPIQAMTCMHDRGNGLGGGFAAYGIYPEHAEKYCFHMMCDDDAAIKGSEEMIKQYFDLHFYEPIPTRRTLAITNPPKFNRYFVTVPEKPHNEFRELPEEDYVVAVVMKINTTVGGAFVVSSGKNMGAFKGVGFPEDIAEFFRLEEYSAYIWTGHNRFPTNTPGWWGGAHPFTILNWSIVHNGEISSYGINRRYLCEHDYLCTMMTDTEVVAYELDMLIRKHGLSWEMAAKVFAPPFWDEIERMDAEDKELYTTLRATYGPAMLNGPFAILVADNTRLMGLNDRIKLRPLLVAEKDDMIFMSSEESAVRDVCPELDRVWMPKAGEPVIVDLED, encoded by the coding sequence ATGAAAGCACCTGAAAGATATTATGATTTCCAAAAGGATATCTCCGGCTGCGGGATATTCGGCGTGATCAACAAGAAGCGAGGCCTGATTCCGGGCGACATGCCCATCCAGGCCATGACCTGCATGCACGACCGAGGAAACGGCCTGGGCGGCGGTTTCGCGGCCTACGGCATCTACCCCGAGCACGCCGAGAAATACTGCTTCCACATGATGTGCGACGATGACGCGGCCATCAAAGGCTCGGAAGAGATGATCAAGCAGTACTTCGACCTGCACTTCTATGAACCCATCCCCACCCGCAGGACCCTGGCCATCACCAACCCGCCCAAGTTCAACCGCTACTTCGTGACCGTGCCCGAAAAGCCGCACAACGAGTTCCGCGAACTGCCGGAAGAGGACTACGTGGTGGCCGTGGTCATGAAGATCAACACCACCGTGGGCGGGGCCTTCGTGGTCTCCTCGGGCAAGAACATGGGCGCCTTCAAGGGCGTGGGCTTCCCCGAGGACATCGCCGAATTCTTCCGCCTGGAGGAGTACAGCGCCTACATCTGGACCGGCCACAACCGGTTCCCGACCAACACCCCGGGCTGGTGGGGCGGGGCGCACCCGTTCACCATCCTGAACTGGTCCATCGTGCACAACGGCGAGATATCCTCCTACGGCATCAACCGCCGCTACCTGTGCGAGCACGACTACCTCTGCACCATGATGACCGACACCGAGGTCGTGGCCTACGAGCTGGACATGCTCATCCGCAAGCACGGCCTGTCCTGGGAGATGGCCGCCAAGGTCTTCGCCCCGCCTTTCTGGGACGAGATCGAGCGCATGGACGCCGAGGACAAAGAACTCTACACCACCTTGCGGGCCACCTACGGCCCGGCCATGCTCAACGGCCCGTTCGCCATTCTGGTGGCCGACAACACCCGGCTCATGGGACTCAACGACCGCATCAAGCTGCGGCCCCTGCTGGTGGCCGAAAAGGACGACATGATCTTCATGTCGAGCGAAGAATCGGCCGTGCGCGATGTCTGTCCCGAACTGGACCGCGTCTGGATGCCCAAGGCGGGCGAACCCGTCATCGTGGACCTGGAGGATTAG
- a CDS encoding NAD(P)/FAD-dependent oxidoreductase, with amino-acid sequence MKYVIIGNGIASIGAIEGIRKVDTENEILVIGAEDAPAYGRPLISYLLAGKIGPDRLALRPQEFYDKSNVSLMLGTKVTGIDAKARTVTTDKGETVEFENLLIATGGIPFTPPIPGSDGSDVYNFTNLAHAHTLISKAKEIKRAVVIGGGLIGLKAGESLFDRGVDVTILELSPRILSLAFDENAAALAGSRLAEVGLNVRCGVSAKEIQRDHDGNLKGVHLTDGDFLQCDVVVIAIGVVPNYNLAKEAGIAVDRGIKVDDHMRTSAAGVFAAGDVAQAKDLLFGDDRVIPIWTNAYNQGFCAGKNMTGEDVPFTGSLSMNSISFYGLPTISVGTVNPPEGDGTYDTAVSLDEKKKSYRKLVFHNDRLVGYVLVGDIDMAGMYTAFVKFQLAVPEDAKKQILAGAPDVLMWPDEFFKETWNPGVVEPD; translated from the coding sequence ATGAAATACGTCATCATCGGCAACGGCATCGCCTCCATCGGGGCCATCGAGGGCATCCGCAAGGTCGATACCGAAAACGAGATCCTGGTCATCGGGGCGGAGGACGCCCCGGCCTACGGCCGCCCGCTCATCTCCTACCTGCTGGCGGGCAAAATCGGCCCGGACAGACTGGCCCTGCGGCCTCAGGAATTCTACGACAAGAGCAACGTCTCGCTGATGCTCGGCACCAAGGTCACCGGCATCGACGCCAAGGCCCGGACGGTGACCACGGACAAGGGCGAGACCGTGGAATTCGAGAACCTGCTCATCGCCACCGGCGGCATCCCGTTCACCCCGCCCATTCCGGGCTCCGACGGGTCGGACGTCTACAACTTCACCAACCTGGCCCACGCCCACACGCTCATCTCCAAGGCTAAGGAGATCAAGAGGGCGGTGGTCATCGGCGGCGGGCTCATCGGCCTGAAGGCCGGTGAATCCCTGTTCGACCGCGGCGTGGACGTGACCATCCTGGAACTCTCGCCGCGCATCCTGAGCCTGGCCTTTGACGAGAACGCGGCCGCCCTGGCCGGTTCCCGCCTGGCCGAGGTAGGCCTGAACGTGCGCTGCGGGGTGTCCGCCAAGGAGATCCAGCGCGACCACGACGGCAATCTCAAGGGCGTACACCTGACGGACGGCGACTTCCTGCAGTGCGACGTGGTGGTCATCGCCATCGGCGTGGTCCCCAACTACAACCTGGCCAAGGAGGCCGGGATCGCGGTGGACCGCGGCATCAAGGTGGACGACCACATGCGCACCAGCGCGGCCGGCGTGTTCGCGGCGGGCGACGTGGCCCAGGCCAAGGACCTCCTGTTCGGCGATGACCGGGTCATCCCCATCTGGACCAACGCCTATAACCAGGGGTTCTGTGCGGGCAAGAACATGACCGGCGAGGACGTCCCCTTCACCGGATCCCTGTCCATGAACTCCATCTCCTTCTACGGGCTGCCGACCATTTCCGTGGGCACGGTCAATCCGCCCGAGGGTGACGGGACCTACGACACGGCCGTCTCCCTGGACGAAAAAAAGAAAAGCTATCGCAAGCTCGTCTTCCACAACGACCGTCTGGTCGGTTACGTGCTGGTGGGCGACATCGACATGGCGGGCATGTACACCGCCTTCGTCAAGTTCCAGTTGGCCGTGCCCGAGGACGCCAAGAAGCAGATCCTGGCCGGAGCGCCCGACGTACTCATGTGGCCGGACGAGTTCTTCAAGGAAACCTGGAACCCCGGCGTCGTCGAGCCCGATTAG
- a CDS encoding 4Fe-4S dicluster domain-containing protein, with product MKRVYPDKEYCIGCHLCEVACITAHSKSKDVIIAFREEQGKDGLTACKKVFEKGDICVAISCRHCDEPSCVAACISGGLHKDPETGRTVYDREKCVGCWSCLMACPYGAIKRHPTENKIVKCDLCEGREGGPACVAACPNQALKYEER from the coding sequence ATGAAAAGAGTCTATCCGGACAAAGAATACTGTATCGGCTGCCACCTCTGCGAAGTGGCCTGCATCACCGCCCACTCCAAATCCAAGGACGTGATCATCGCCTTCCGCGAAGAGCAGGGCAAGGACGGGCTGACCGCCTGCAAGAAGGTCTTCGAAAAGGGTGACATCTGCGTGGCCATCTCCTGCCGCCACTGCGACGAGCCCTCCTGTGTGGCCGCCTGCATCTCCGGCGGCCTGCACAAGGACCCGGAGACGGGCCGCACGGTCTACGACCGCGAAAAGTGCGTGGGCTGCTGGTCCTGCCTGATGGCCTGTCCGTACGGAGCGATAAAGCGGCATCCGACCGAGAACAAGATCGTCAAGTGCGACCTGTGTGAAGGGCGCGAGGGCGGCCCGGCCTGCGTGGCCGCGTGCCCGAACCAAGCCCTGAAATACGAGGAGAGATAG
- a CDS encoding glutamate synthase-related protein, which yields MLFQPINKNYHEFCIERDPELCINCKVCVRQCSYEAHYWDEARQKVMHDNTKCIGCHRCEALCPTAALNIVKKPSDFRTNSLWRPVFLQNIYKQADTGGVLLAGMGSPVDIPVYWDRMLLDASQVTNPSIDPLREPMELKTFLGAKPRKVELATDKKTGKVSLKTKLTPQLELDVPIMFAAMSFGAINFNLHRAMARAATECGTYYNTGEGGLHKSLYKYGEHTIVQVASGRFGVHRDYLRAGAGIEIKVGQGAKPGIGGHLPGEKINDKVSETRMVPIGSDAISPAPHHDIYSIEDLLQLIYALKEASEYKAPISVKIAAVHNVAAIASGIARAGADIITVDGMRGGTGAAPAMIRDNVGIPIELALAQVDQRLRDEGIRNNVSIVAAGGIRCSGDVIKAIALGADAVYIGTATLIAVGCTICGRCYTGKCPWGIATNDPKLSKRQNPDIAAKKLSNLIHAWGHEIEEMLGGMGLNSIESLRGNRDKLRGIGLSDTELDILGIKHAGR from the coding sequence TTGCTTTTTCAGCCCATCAACAAGAATTACCATGAGTTCTGTATTGAACGGGACCCGGAGCTGTGCATCAACTGCAAGGTCTGCGTCCGCCAGTGCTCGTACGAAGCTCACTATTGGGATGAAGCCCGGCAAAAGGTCATGCACGACAACACCAAGTGCATCGGCTGCCACCGCTGCGAGGCCCTGTGCCCGACGGCAGCACTGAACATCGTCAAGAAGCCCTCGGATTTCCGGACGAACAGCCTGTGGCGCCCGGTGTTCCTGCAGAACATCTACAAGCAGGCCGACACCGGCGGCGTACTGCTGGCGGGCATGGGGTCCCCGGTGGACATCCCGGTCTACTGGGACCGTATGCTGCTCGATGCCAGCCAGGTGACCAACCCGTCCATTGACCCCCTGCGCGAGCCCATGGAGTTGAAGACCTTCCTGGGCGCCAAGCCGCGCAAGGTCGAACTGGCCACGGACAAGAAAACCGGCAAGGTCTCGCTCAAGACCAAGCTCACCCCGCAGCTTGAACTGGACGTGCCGATCATGTTCGCGGCCATGAGCTTCGGTGCCATCAACTTCAACCTGCACCGGGCCATGGCCCGCGCGGCCACCGAGTGCGGGACCTATTACAATACCGGCGAGGGCGGCCTGCACAAGTCCTTATATAAATATGGCGAGCACACCATCGTGCAGGTTGCCTCGGGCCGCTTCGGCGTGCACCGCGACTACCTCCGGGCGGGCGCGGGCATCGAGATCAAGGTGGGGCAGGGCGCCAAGCCCGGCATCGGCGGGCACCTGCCCGGCGAGAAGATCAACGACAAGGTCTCCGAGACCCGCATGGTCCCCATCGGCTCCGACGCCATCTCTCCGGCACCGCACCACGACATCTACTCCATCGAGGACCTGCTTCAGTTGATCTACGCCCTGAAGGAGGCCTCGGAATACAAGGCGCCCATCTCGGTCAAGATCGCGGCCGTGCACAACGTGGCCGCCATCGCCTCGGGCATCGCCCGGGCGGGTGCGGACATCATCACCGTGGACGGCATGCGCGGCGGCACCGGCGCGGCACCGGCCATGATCCGCGACAACGTGGGCATCCCCATCGAACTGGCCCTGGCCCAGGTGGACCAGCGGCTGCGCGACGAGGGCATCCGCAACAACGTGTCCATCGTGGCTGCGGGCGGCATCCGCTGCTCCGGCGACGTGATCAAGGCCATCGCGCTGGGCGCGGACGCCGTGTACATCGGCACGGCCACGCTGATCGCCGTGGGCTGCACCATCTGCGGACGCTGCTACACCGGCAAGTGCCCGTGGGGCATCGCCACCAACGACCCGAAGCTGTCCAAACGCCAGAACCCGGATATCGCGGCCAAGAAGCTGTCCAACCTGATCCATGCCTGGGGGCACGAGATCGAGGAAATGCTCGGCGGCATGGGGCTCAACTCCATCGAGTCCCTGCGCGGCAACCGCGACAAGCTCAGGGGAATCGGCCTTTCCGACACCGAACTCGACATCCTCGGCATCAAACATGCCGGTCGCTAA
- a CDS encoding symporter small accessory protein — MLGLGSVEIALAFWLSVAATVLCVVYGIVNWNNKGTDKTGGGNS; from the coding sequence ATGCTTGGATTGGGGAGTGTAGAGATCGCGCTGGCCTTCTGGCTATCCGTGGCGGCCACGGTTTTGTGCGTCGTTTACGGAATTGTGAACTGGAACAACAAGGGCACCGACAAAACCGGAGGAGGCAACTCATGA
- a CDS encoding sodium:solute symporter family protein, which translates to MTGKLIGVLIYLGIIFYLGYRAWLKTRESTDYMLAGRSMNPFVLAMSYGATFVSTSAIVGFGGVSGMFGMSLLWLTFLTIFVGIFVAMVFFGKRTRRMGLALDSHTFPEFLGRRYGSKFIQQFSGVVIFVFIPVYAAAVLIGICRMLEVAFPLVSYGAWLLIVTAIVAVYVVTGGLKAVMYTDAFQGTIMAVMMLILVVTTYALLGGVTEAHQALTDMVALIPAKLVRGGLTGWTTGPNVQSPIGLTVYTTIIYGVGIGVLAQPQLAIRYMTVPSDRELNRAVAIGGVFILLMTGVAFVTGALSNVVFFQKFGKIAITMAGGNFDSIIPMYIDKVMPGWFSGLFLVAMFAAAMSTMSSQYHVGGTSLSRDFLEQYVTVGNNGSSMKLNRLGVTVAIIATLVWAWLLPGGVIARATAFFFGLCAASFLPIYVLGLYWKGMTKTGAKVSMVGGFCFSMFWLLFIHVKEAGFIGLCQAMFGKATLVADAAPGSWTWLMQWVDPNVVALPVSLVLAVGVSLATRRIEEKHLELCWEGLC; encoded by the coding sequence ATGACCGGCAAACTCATCGGCGTCCTCATCTACCTCGGGATCATCTTTTATCTCGGCTACCGGGCCTGGCTCAAGACCAGGGAGTCCACGGACTACATGCTCGCCGGGCGCAGCATGAACCCGTTCGTTCTGGCCATGTCCTACGGGGCGACCTTCGTCTCCACCTCGGCCATCGTCGGCTTCGGCGGCGTCTCGGGCATGTTCGGCATGTCCCTGCTCTGGCTGACCTTCCTGACCATTTTCGTGGGCATTTTCGTGGCCATGGTTTTCTTCGGCAAGCGCACCCGGCGCATGGGGCTCGCGCTCGACTCCCACACCTTTCCGGAATTTCTGGGTAGGCGGTATGGCTCCAAGTTCATCCAGCAGTTCTCCGGCGTGGTCATCTTCGTGTTCATTCCGGTCTACGCGGCCGCCGTGCTCATCGGCATCTGCCGCATGCTCGAGGTAGCCTTCCCGCTCGTGAGCTACGGCGCGTGGCTGCTCATCGTCACCGCTATCGTGGCCGTGTACGTGGTCACCGGCGGACTCAAGGCCGTCATGTACACCGATGCGTTCCAGGGGACCATCATGGCAGTCATGATGCTCATCCTCGTGGTCACCACCTACGCCCTGCTCGGCGGCGTGACCGAGGCCCACCAGGCCCTGACCGACATGGTCGCCTTGATTCCGGCCAAACTGGTCAGGGGGGGGCTCACCGGCTGGACCACCGGGCCGAACGTCCAGTCGCCCATCGGCCTGACCGTGTACACGACCATCATCTACGGCGTGGGCATCGGTGTGCTGGCCCAGCCGCAACTGGCCATCCGCTACATGACCGTGCCGTCCGATCGCGAACTCAACCGGGCCGTGGCCATCGGCGGGGTCTTCATCCTGCTCATGACCGGCGTGGCCTTCGTCACCGGAGCCCTGTCCAATGTGGTTTTCTTCCAGAAGTTCGGCAAGATCGCCATCACCATGGCCGGGGGCAACTTCGATTCCATCATCCCGATGTACATCGACAAGGTCATGCCCGGTTGGTTTTCCGGCCTGTTCCTGGTGGCCATGTTCGCGGCGGCCATGTCGACCATGAGTTCGCAGTACCACGTGGGCGGCACGTCGCTCTCCCGCGACTTTCTGGAGCAGTATGTGACCGTGGGCAACAACGGCTCGTCCATGAAGCTCAACCGCCTCGGCGTGACCGTGGCCATCATCGCCACCCTGGTCTGGGCCTGGCTGCTGCCCGGCGGGGTCATCGCCCGGGCCACGGCCTTCTTCTTCGGGCTGTGCGCGGCCTCCTTCCTGCCCATCTACGTGCTCGGGCTGTATTGGAAAGGCATGACCAAGACCGGGGCCAAGGTCTCCATGGTCGGCGGGTTCTGCTTCTCCATGTTCTGGCTGCTTTTTATCCACGTCAAGGAAGCGGGTTTCATCGGCCTGTGCCAAGCCATGTTCGGCAAGGCCACCCTGGTGGCCGACGCCGCGCCCGGTTCCTGGACGTGGCTCATGCAGTGGGTCGACCCCAACGTGGTCGCCCTGCCCGTCTCCCTGGTCCTGGCCGTGGGCGTCAGCCTGGCTACCCGACGAATCGAAGAAAAGCATCTGGAGCTCTGCTGGGAAGGACTCTGCTGA
- the dut gene encoding dUTP diphosphatase, with amino-acid sequence MNKIDVNVKFLHEVWQENELAYATEHSAGLDLRACIDEGEIEIGPGEKAAIPAGVAIEVREPSVAGYVFSRSGLGTKEGLTVSQGVGVIDPDYRGEIKVSLLNTSGEVRRIRRGQRIAQLVFMPVFQAIISPVEELGQTARGAGGFGSTGKH; translated from the coding sequence ATGAACAAGATCGACGTGAACGTGAAGTTCCTGCATGAGGTTTGGCAAGAAAATGAATTGGCCTACGCCACCGAGCATTCGGCGGGGCTGGACCTGCGCGCCTGCATCGACGAGGGCGAGATCGAGATCGGCCCCGGCGAAAAGGCCGCCATCCCGGCGGGCGTGGCCATTGAGGTCCGTGAGCCCAGCGTGGCCGGATATGTGTTCTCCCGCTCCGGGCTGGGCACCAAGGAAGGCCTGACCGTCAGCCAGGGCGTCGGCGTCATCGATCCGGACTATCGCGGGGAAATCAAGGTCTCACTGCTCAATACCTCGGGCGAGGTGCGACGAATCAGGCGCGGACAGCGCATCGCACAGCTCGTCTTCATGCCCGTATTTCAAGCGATAATCAGCCCGGTGGAGGAACTCGGCCAGACCGCGCGCGGCGCGGGCGGGTTCGGCTCCACGGGGAAACACTAA
- a CDS encoding aspartate aminotransferase family protein has product MSDKFDAIKERESNLLCHTYGRYPLAVSRAKDCRLYDLDGNEYYDFLAGIAVCSLGHSREDLAEVMAEQARKMVHVSNLFYQEPQLDLAEKLLSTCAAGKVFFCNSGAEANEGAIKLARKYMHTVRNEERYEIITLEKSFHGRTLSTLTATGQYGPIKDGFNPLPEGFVTVPFGNVNALRGAINAHTAAIMIEMVQGEGGVRPLPVDYVNDIVALCKENGILLIVDEVQTGVCRTGRYWAHQHYGITPDIFTSAKALANGLPMGAVLCTDEVAKGFTPGSHATTFGGGAVVSAVAAKVVDIMIEENMAERALKMGEFLGGQVLKLKEKHPETIAGTRGLGLLFGIELAKNGPEVWKGLLDHKMVCNLAQGTILRLVPPLTVTEDDVLAFMRALDDVLTLVEG; this is encoded by the coding sequence ATGTCTGATAAATTTGATGCGATAAAAGAACGGGAATCCAACCTGTTATGCCATACCTACGGCCGCTATCCCCTGGCCGTTTCCAGGGCCAAGGACTGCCGGTTGTACGACCTGGACGGCAATGAGTACTATGACTTTCTGGCGGGCATCGCGGTCTGTTCCCTGGGCCACAGCCGGGAGGACCTGGCCGAGGTCATGGCCGAGCAGGCCCGCAAGATGGTCCACGTCTCCAACCTCTTCTACCAGGAGCCGCAGCTCGATCTGGCCGAAAAGCTTTTGTCCACCTGCGCGGCGGGCAAGGTCTTCTTTTGCAACTCCGGGGCCGAGGCCAACGAGGGGGCCATCAAGCTGGCCCGCAAGTATATGCACACCGTGCGCAACGAGGAGCGGTACGAAATCATCACCCTGGAGAAGTCCTTCCACGGCAGGACCCTGTCCACGCTGACCGCCACCGGCCAGTACGGCCCCATCAAGGACGGTTTCAACCCGCTGCCTGAGGGATTCGTGACCGTGCCCTTCGGCAACGTCAACGCCCTGCGCGGGGCCATAAACGCCCACACGGCCGCGATCATGATCGAGATGGTCCAGGGCGAGGGCGGCGTGCGGCCCCTGCCCGTCGACTACGTCAACGACATCGTGGCACTGTGCAAGGAGAACGGGATCCTGCTCATCGTGGACGAGGTCCAGACCGGCGTGTGCCGTACCGGTCGGTACTGGGCGCATCAGCACTACGGCATCACTCCGGACATCTTCACTTCGGCCAAGGCGTTGGCCAACGGGTTGCCCATGGGCGCGGTCCTGTGCACCGACGAAGTGGCCAAGGGGTTCACGCCCGGCTCTCACGCCACCACCTTCGGGGGCGGGGCCGTGGTCTCGGCCGTGGCCGCCAAGGTCGTGGATATCATGATTGAAGAGAATATGGCCGAGCGTGCCCTCAAGATGGGTGAGTTCCTCGGGGGGCAGGTCCTCAAGCTCAAGGAAAAGCACCCGGAGACCATTGCCGGAACCCGCGGTCTGGGGCTGCTTTTCGGCATCGAACTGGCCAAGAACGGTCCGGAGGTCTGGAAGGGACTGCTGGATCATAAGATGGTCTGCAACCTGGCACAGGGCACGATTTTACGGCTTGTGCCGCCCCTGACCGTCACTGAGGACGACGTCCTGGCCTTCATGCGGGCCCTGGACGACGTCCTGACCTTGGTTGAGGGATAG
- the prmA gene encoding 50S ribosomal protein L11 methyltransferase yields the protein MSTLLKIEFTIPEQAADEAGVFIASKVPHGWEETPAGDGRTFTLYLEDHPLGHEMVKAFQARFPEADVTWSEQESEDWAMAWKDFFVPVNCGESFRIYPPWLDDGDSDHTHIVIEPKMAFGTGHHPTTSLCLATIGRLVEGGTVGKGQTFLDLGTGSGILGIGLSKLGLTGIGLDIDPQAVVCAAENLEANGVTESMSLAVGSIDCVEEGRTFDLVVANILSGPLIEMAGEILPRVKPGGSLVLSGILADKQSDAVAEAYGRRGLGEPQRFVEGEWICLVWENLGD from the coding sequence ATGTCCACCCTGCTGAAGATCGAATTCACCATCCCCGAACAGGCCGCCGACGAGGCCGGGGTCTTCATCGCCTCCAAAGTCCCTCACGGTTGGGAGGAAACGCCTGCGGGCGATGGCCGCACGTTCACCCTGTACCTGGAAGATCATCCCTTGGGCCATGAAATGGTCAAGGCATTCCAGGCACGCTTTCCCGAGGCGGACGTGACCTGGTCCGAGCAGGAGTCCGAGGACTGGGCCATGGCCTGGAAGGATTTCTTCGTCCCGGTCAACTGCGGGGAATCCTTCCGTATCTATCCTCCCTGGCTGGACGACGGGGACAGCGATCACACCCACATCGTGATTGAGCCAAAGATGGCCTTCGGCACCGGCCACCACCCCACCACCTCGCTCTGCCTGGCGACCATCGGCAGGTTGGTCGAGGGCGGAACCGTCGGTAAGGGCCAGACCTTCCTGGACCTGGGTACCGGGTCCGGTATCCTCGGCATCGGGCTGTCCAAGCTCGGCTTGACCGGCATCGGCTTGGACATCGACCCGCAGGCCGTGGTCTGTGCCGCGGAGAACCTGGAGGCCAACGGCGTCACCGAATCCATGAGCTTGGCCGTGGGCTCCATCGACTGCGTGGAGGAAGGCCGGACTTTCGACCTGGTGGTGGCAAACATCTTGTCCGGGCCGCTCATCGAGATGGCCGGGGAAATCCTTCCCAGAGTCAAGCCCGGCGGTTCTTTGGTCCTGTCCGGCATCCTGGCCGACAAACAGTCGGATGCGGTGGCCGAGGCATACGGCCGACGCGGGCTGGGCGAGCCACAGCGGTTCGTCGAAGGCGAGTGGATCTGTCTTGTCTGGGAAAACCTGGGAGACTAG